The following are from one region of the Eubacterium sp. MSJ-33 genome:
- the carB gene encoding carbamoyl-phosphate synthase large subunit, with protein MPKNPHVKKVVVIGSGPIVIGQAAEFDYAGTQACRSLKEEGICVVLINSNPATIMTDKDIADKVYIEPLTPEVVKAVIKKEKPDSVLPTLGGQAALNIAMELEESGFLKEHNVRLLGTSSKTIKKAEDRLEFKKTMEKIHEPCAPSEVVTNIKDGLAFVEKIGYPIVLRPAYTLGGSGGGIAHNEEEFVEILMNGLRLSRVGQVLVERCIAGWKEIEYEVMRDANGTCITVCNMENLDPVGVHTGDSIVVAPSQTLADKEYQMLRSAALNIITELGIQGGCNVQFALHPTTFEYCVIEVNPRVSRSSALASKATGYPIAKVAAKIALGYNLDEIKNAITGKTYASFEPALDYVVVKMPRLPFDKFIKASRKLTTQMKATGEVMSICTNFEGALMKALRSLEQHVDSLIYENYNDLPTEEIHEMLHRVDDRRIFVIAEALRRGISAEEIHDITKVDIWFIDKINNIVQEEKLLRETPEITKEMMQEAKRMEFPDKVIAQITGKKEKEIKELRYGYGIHASYKIVDTCAAEFEAETPYYYSCYDGESEVEVDENKKKIMVLGSGPIRIGQGIEFDYCSVHSTWTLKNKGYETIIVNNNPETVSTDFDIADRLYFEPLTAEDVESIVNIEKPDGAVVQFGGQTAIKLTEALLEMGVPILGTSAENVDAAEDRELFDEILEKCCIPRAAGKTVFTVKEALEAANELGYPVLVRPSYVLGGQGMQIAISDKDIIEFMEIINRHEQEHPVLVDKYLMGKEIEVDAVCDGDDILIPGIMEHIERAGIHSGDSISVYPAQTITPKIKRVLEGYTKKLANSLHVIGLINIQFIVYQDEVYVIEVNPRSSRTVPYISKVTGIPIVDLATRVITGEKIKDMGYTPGLQPESEYFAIKMPVFSFEKIRGAEISLGPEMKSTGECLGISKNYNEALFKAFLGNGVNLPKYKKMILTVKDSDKLDAVEIGQRFTALGYEIYSTRSTCRVLNENGVPAKPINKVEEPSPNLLDLILSHEIDLVIDTPSQGVEHSKDGFVIRRNAIETGVTVLTSLDTAHALLTSLESSDRHNLSLVDISEI; from the coding sequence ATGCCAAAGAATCCACACGTAAAAAAGGTTGTAGTTATTGGATCCGGTCCGATTGTCATCGGACAGGCGGCAGAGTTTGATTATGCCGGTACACAGGCATGTCGTTCTCTGAAGGAAGAGGGCATCTGCGTTGTGTTGATTAACTCAAATCCTGCCACCATCATGACAGATAAGGATATTGCAGATAAGGTATATATTGAGCCTTTGACACCGGAGGTTGTGAAGGCAGTTATCAAGAAGGAAAAGCCGGATAGCGTGCTTCCGACACTGGGTGGTCAGGCAGCGTTAAATATCGCGATGGAACTGGAAGAGTCCGGTTTCCTGAAGGAACATAATGTAAGGCTGCTTGGTACATCTTCTAAGACGATCAAGAAAGCAGAGGATCGTCTGGAATTCAAGAAGACTATGGAGAAGATCCATGAGCCATGTGCACCATCCGAAGTCGTAACGAACATTAAGGATGGTCTGGCGTTTGTTGAAAAAATCGGATATCCAATCGTATTGCGACCGGCATATACGCTTGGCGGAAGCGGCGGCGGTATCGCGCACAACGAAGAAGAATTCGTAGAGATACTGATGAACGGACTGCGTCTGTCACGTGTCGGTCAGGTATTGGTTGAGCGTTGTATCGCGGGCTGGAAAGAGATTGAGTACGAGGTTATGCGTGATGCGAACGGTACCTGTATTACCGTATGTAATATGGAGAATCTGGATCCGGTTGGTGTCCATACAGGAGATTCTATCGTTGTTGCGCCATCACAGACACTGGCAGATAAGGAATATCAGATGCTTCGTAGTGCAGCATTAAATATCATTACAGAGCTTGGTATTCAGGGCGGATGTAACGTACAGTTCGCATTGCATCCGACGACATTTGAATATTGTGTTATCGAGGTAAACCCGCGAGTGAGCCGTTCTTCTGCACTTGCTTCTAAGGCAACCGGTTATCCGATTGCAAAGGTAGCTGCAAAAATTGCGCTTGGATATAATCTTGATGAAATCAAGAATGCTATCACAGGTAAGACATATGCGAGTTTTGAACCGGCACTTGATTATGTTGTAGTCAAGATGCCGAGACTGCCATTTGACAAGTTTATCAAGGCAAGCCGGAAACTGACGACGCAGATGAAAGCAACCGGTGAGGTCATGAGTATCTGTACGAACTTTGAGGGCGCGCTGATGAAGGCGCTCCGTTCCCTTGAACAGCATGTGGACAGTTTGATCTATGAGAACTACAACGATCTTCCGACAGAGGAGATTCATGAGATGCTTCACCGCGTTGATGACCGTCGAATCTTCGTTATCGCAGAAGCGCTGCGCCGTGGTATCTCAGCAGAGGAAATTCATGATATCACAAAGGTCGATATCTGGTTTATTGACAAGATCAATAATATCGTACAGGAAGAAAAATTACTGCGTGAGACACCTGAGATCACAAAGGAAATGATGCAGGAAGCAAAGCGCATGGAGTTCCCGGACAAGGTGATCGCACAGATTACAGGCAAGAAGGAAAAGGAAATCAAGGAGCTTCGTTATGGCTATGGCATCCATGCATCCTACAAGATCGTAGATACCTGTGCGGCGGAGTTTGAGGCGGAGACACCATATTACTATTCCTGCTACGATGGAGAATCGGAAGTCGAAGTGGATGAGAATAAGAAGAAGATCATGGTACTTGGTTCCGGACCAATCCGTATCGGTCAGGGTATTGAGTTCGATTACTGCTCCGTACACAGCACATGGACATTGAAGAACAAGGGCTATGAGACAATTATTGTAAATAATAACCCTGAGACGGTAAGTACGGACTTTGATATCGCAGATCGTCTGTATTTTGAGCCGCTTACGGCAGAGGATGTAGAATCTATCGTGAATATCGAGAAGCCGGATGGCGCAGTTGTACAGTTCGGTGGACAGACTGCTATCAAATTGACGGAAGCCCTTTTAGAGATGGGTGTACCAATCCTTGGTACAAGTGCTGAGAATGTCGATGCGGCTGAAGACCGTGAGCTGTTCGATGAGATTCTGGAGAAGTGCTGTATTCCAAGAGCAGCCGGCAAGACGGTATTTACAGTAAAGGAAGCACTGGAAGCAGCCAATGAGCTTGGCTATCCGGTTCTTGTCCGTCCTTCTTATGTATTGGGTGGACAGGGCATGCAGATTGCAATCTCTGATAAAGACATCATCGAATTTATGGAGATTATCAATCGCCATGAACAGGAACATCCGGTTCTGGTTGACAAATATCTGATGGGTAAGGAAATCGAGGTCGATGCTGTATGTGACGGCGACGATATTCTGATTCCGGGTATCATGGAGCATATTGAGCGTGCAGGTATCCATTCCGGTGATAGTATTTCCGTATATCCGGCACAGACCATTACGCCGAAGATCAAACGTGTACTGGAAGGCTACACGAAGAAGCTTGCGAACAGCCTGCATGTCATCGGATTGATCAATATTCAGTTCATTGTATATCAGGATGAGGTATATGTCATCGAGGTTAACCCACGTTCGAGCCGTACCGTGCCATATATCAGCAAGGTGACCGGCATTCCGATTGTTGATCTTGCAACGAGAGTTATCACAGGCGAGAAGATCAAGGATATGGGTTATACACCGGGATTACAGCCAGAATCTGAATACTTCGCAATCAAGATGCCGGTATTCTCCTTTGAGAAGATTCGTGGTGCTGAGATCAGCCTTGGACCGGAGATGAAATCGACGGGTGAGTGCCTGGGTATTTCTAAGAATTACAATGAAGCGTTATTCAAGGCGTTCCTTGGAAATGGCGTGAACCTGCCGAAGTACAAGAAGATGATTCTGACAGTAAAGGATTCGGATAAATTAGATGCCGTAGAGATCGGACAGCGGTTTACAGCACTTGGCTATGAGATTTACTCCACAAGAAGTACCTGCCGTGTTTTAAATGAAAACGGTGTTCCGGCAAAACCGATCAACAAGGTGGAGGAACCTTCTCCGAACTTGTTGGATCTGATTTTGTCGCATGAGATTGATCTTGTTATCGATACACCATCACAGGGTGTAGAACATAGCAAGGACGGCTTTGTGATTCGCCGAAATGCAATCGAGACAGGCGTGACGGTACTTACAAGTTTAGATACCGCGCATGCGCTTCTGACAAGCTTGGAGTCATCTGACAGACATAATCTTTCTCTTGTAGATATAAGTGAAATATAG
- a CDS encoding carbamoyl phosphate synthase small subunit: protein MKAFLILEDGHVFEGKSVGSTKEIISEIVFNTSMTGYLEVLTDPSYAGQSVCMTYPLIGNYGICKEDMEAERPWQSGFIVRELAKRPSNFRSEESVESFLIENDITGIEAIDTRALTKILRDKGTMKGMITTDENFDKDDCIKRIKAWSMGHVVLDVTCKEKMSFPGDGYKVAVIDLGVKKNIVRCLLERGCSVTVYPAETPAEEIIADAPDGIMLTNGPGDPKDNVKTIEEIKKLFATKIPIFAICLGHQLLALANGADTQKMKYGHRGANHPVKDLKTGKVYISTQNHGYVVKEESLDRDIAEPSFINVNDKTIEGVHYLGKNVQTVQFHPEACAGPLDTGFLFDEFMNMMEVSK, encoded by the coding sequence ATGAAAGCATTTCTGATACTGGAAGATGGCCATGTATTCGAGGGGAAAAGCGTCGGTTCAACCAAGGAAATTATCAGTGAGATCGTATTTAACACATCGATGACTGGTTATCTGGAAGTACTGACGGATCCTTCTTATGCAGGACAGTCTGTGTGTATGACGTATCCGTTGATTGGTAACTATGGTATTTGTAAGGAAGATATGGAGGCGGAGCGCCCATGGCAGTCTGGCTTTATTGTCAGAGAACTGGCGAAGCGGCCAAGCAACTTCCGAAGCGAGGAAAGTGTCGAGTCATTTCTTATAGAAAATGATATTACCGGAATTGAGGCAATTGATACACGTGCATTAACGAAGATTCTGCGGGACAAAGGTACGATGAAGGGCATGATTACAACGGATGAGAATTTTGATAAGGACGATTGTATCAAAAGGATCAAGGCATGGAGCATGGGACATGTTGTGCTGGATGTCACATGCAAGGAGAAGATGAGCTTCCCAGGCGATGGTTATAAGGTTGCGGTCATCGACCTTGGTGTGAAGAAGAACATTGTGCGTTGTCTGTTGGAGCGTGGTTGTTCAGTGACTGTATATCCGGCGGAGACTCCTGCAGAGGAGATTATCGCGGATGCACCGGATGGAATTATGCTGACGAACGGCCCCGGAGATCCGAAGGATAACGTGAAGACGATCGAAGAAATCAAGAAGCTTTTTGCTACGAAGATTCCAATCTTCGCAATCTGTCTTGGACATCAGCTTCTGGCGCTTGCAAACGGTGCAGATACACAGAAGATGAAATATGGACATCGTGGAGCAAATCATCCGGTAAAGGATTTGAAGACAGGAAAAGTATATATTTCTACACAAAATCATGGCTATGTGGTAAAAGAAGAATCTTTGGATCGTGATATTGCAGAGCCAAGCTTTATCAATGTAAATGATAAGACAATTGAGGGTGTTCATTACCTTGGAAAGAATGTACAGACGGTACAGTTCCATCCGGAAGCCTGTGCAGGCCCGCTTGATACCGGATTTTTGTTTGATGAGTTTATGAATATGATGGAGGTGTCTAAATAA
- a CDS encoding epoxyqueuosine reductase QueH, producing MLLHVCCAPCSSHVLSVLYEEYDITAFFYNPNITEKEEYEKRIEELKRFTQEAEFARDVSVCDGEYEPEKFYEIARGLEKEPERGRRCYKCYELRLEETARYAKAHGFDIFTTTLSISPHKNAAWLNEIGERMAEKYGVSYLYSDFKKKNGYAHSIELSREYHLYRQDYCGCIYSRLEREEQKKNKRI from the coding sequence ATGCTATTACATGTGTGCTGTGCGCCGTGTAGTTCTCATGTGCTGAGTGTATTATATGAAGAATATGATATTACGGCTTTTTTTTACAATCCGAATATTACAGAAAAAGAAGAGTATGAAAAACGCATAGAGGAACTGAAGCGGTTTACACAGGAAGCAGAGTTTGCGAGGGATGTGTCTGTGTGTGACGGCGAATACGAACCGGAGAAATTCTACGAGATTGCGAGAGGCTTGGAGAAGGAACCGGAGCGCGGACGCCGATGTTACAAATGTTATGAACTCCGGCTGGAGGAGACAGCCCGGTATGCGAAGGCACATGGATTCGATATTTTCACAACGACACTGTCAATCAGTCCACACAAAAACGCAGCATGGTTAAATGAGATTGGTGAGAGGATGGCAGAAAAATATGGTGTTTCTTATCTGTACAGTGATTTCAAGAAAAAGAATGGATATGCTCATTCCATCGAGTTGTCACGGGAGTATCACCTGTACCGGCAGGACTATTGCGGATGTATATACAGCCGCTTGGAAAGGGAAGAACAAAAGAAGAATAAAAGAATCTGA
- a CDS encoding DUF6106 family protein codes for MVNNLEGYAEYAVQKKLKAKDRMPVVASVLAAVVGFVIWMFVSGPVGPLVILAGIVCTVITVSRQEIEYEYIFVNGDCEISKIVKRSTRKKIYEFEMGKIQKVVPYESILFDNACQADPMLLIRDFTSGHADKKADWYAFFNNGKNRTEAVVLELNDKSIEHVKLFYKNKYME; via the coding sequence ATGGTAAATAACTTGGAAGGTTATGCGGAATACGCAGTACAAAAGAAATTAAAAGCAAAGGACCGGATGCCTGTTGTGGCATCGGTCTTAGCTGCTGTTGTTGGATTTGTAATATGGATGTTTGTATCCGGACCGGTTGGACCGCTTGTTATTTTGGCGGGTATAGTCTGTACTGTAATTACTGTATCCAGACAGGAAATAGAGTATGAATATATTTTTGTAAACGGAGATTGCGAGATATCCAAAATCGTGAAACGTTCTACTAGAAAGAAAATATATGAATTCGAAATGGGAAAGATACAAAAGGTGGTTCCTTATGAATCTATCTTGTTTGATAATGCTTGTCAGGCAGATCCGATGCTTTTGATTCGGGATTTTACATCCGGTCATGCAGATAAGAAAGCTGATTGGTATGCTTTTTTTAACAATGGAAAGAATCGTACAGAAGCAGTTGTGTTGGAATTGAATGACAAATCTATAGAACATGTCAAACTTTTCTATAAAAACAAATATATGGAATAA
- the gltA gene encoding NADPH-dependent glutamate synthase — protein MPNMSPTKVPMPQQDPNVRNKNFEEVATGYTAEMAMEEATRCINCKNRPCMTGCPVNVPIPGFIEQVAAGNFEKAYEIITSENALPAICGRVCPQENQCEGKCIRGIKGESVSIGRLERFVADYHMAHGEKAELNIEKNGKRVAVVGSGPAGITCAGELAKKGYDVTIFEALHKAGGVLSYGIPEFRLPKSLVAKELENITDLGVDLETNVVIGRSLTVDDLFARGFDAVFLGTGAGLPNFLRIPGENLLGVYSANEFLTRVNLMKGYKKGEVPTPVKVGKRVAVVGAGNVAMDAARTAKRLGAEEVYIVYRRGAEEVPARKEEVEHAKEEGVIFKLLNNPVEIHGEDGWVTGIEVVAQELGEPDASGRRRPQPIEGSNTVIPVETVVIAIGQSPNPLIRQTTEGLETQKWGGIIVNEETGESTREHVYAGGDVVTGAATVILAMGAGKKAAKAIDESLKEM, from the coding sequence ATGCCAAATATGAGTCCAACAAAGGTTCCTATGCCACAGCAGGATCCGAATGTACGAAATAAGAATTTTGAAGAGGTTGCAACCGGTTATACAGCCGAGATGGCAATGGAGGAAGCAACCAGATGTATTAATTGTAAGAACAGACCTTGTATGACAGGATGCCCGGTTAATGTACCGATTCCCGGATTTATCGAGCAGGTAGCTGCAGGTAATTTTGAGAAAGCATACGAGATAATTACAAGTGAGAATGCACTTCCTGCTATTTGCGGACGTGTCTGCCCACAGGAAAACCAGTGTGAAGGTAAATGTATCCGTGGTATCAAAGGGGAGTCTGTATCTATCGGGCGTCTGGAACGTTTTGTGGCAGATTATCATATGGCGCACGGTGAGAAGGCGGAGCTGAACATCGAGAAAAACGGCAAGCGTGTAGCGGTTGTTGGTTCTGGTCCTGCCGGTATTACTTGTGCAGGCGAGCTTGCAAAGAAGGGGTATGATGTAACAATCTTCGAGGCATTACATAAAGCTGGCGGCGTGTTGAGCTATGGTATTCCTGAGTTCCGTCTTCCAAAGTCTCTGGTTGCAAAGGAACTTGAAAATATTACAGATCTTGGTGTAGATCTTGAAACAAATGTTGTAATCGGACGTTCTCTGACTGTGGATGATCTGTTTGCACGTGGGTTTGACGCTGTATTCCTTGGAACCGGTGCCGGACTTCCGAACTTCCTTCGGATTCCGGGTGAGAACCTGCTTGGTGTATATTCCGCAAATGAGTTCTTAACACGTGTCAACCTGATGAAGGGTTATAAGAAGGGCGAAGTTCCAACACCTGTCAAGGTAGGTAAGCGTGTAGCTGTTGTCGGTGCCGGTAATGTAGCGATGGATGCAGCAAGAACCGCAAAGAGACTTGGCGCAGAGGAAGTTTATATTGTATATCGTCGTGGAGCAGAAGAAGTACCTGCCCGTAAGGAAGAAGTCGAGCATGCAAAGGAAGAGGGCGTAATCTTCAAGTTACTTAACAACCCTGTAGAAATCCATGGAGAAGATGGATGGGTAACCGGTATTGAAGTCGTAGCACAGGAGCTTGGTGAACCGGACGCTTCCGGACGTAGACGTCCACAGCCAATCGAAGGTTCAAATACGGTTATTCCGGTAGAGACAGTTGTTATCGCAATCGGTCAGTCTCCAAATCCTCTGATCCGCCAGACAACAGAAGGTTTAGAGACACAGAAGTGGGGCGGTATCATTGTCAATGAAGAGACCGGTGAGAGTACACGCGAGCATGTGTATGCCGGCGGTGATGTTGTTACAGGTGCAGCAACCGTTATCCTTGCAATGGGTGCCGGCAAGAAAGCAGCGAAGGCAATTGATGAGTCGTTAAAGGAAATGTAA
- a CDS encoding sulfide/dihydroorotate dehydrogenase-like FAD/NAD-binding protein yields MYKIVKKEVLNSVVVMMEIEAPYVAARCEAGQFVIVRVDEDGERIPLTIADFDRERNTVEIIFQVVGYSTTLMAKLNEGDYLQDFVGPLGQPAPLNKEWKRVIGIAGGVGAAPLYPQAKKLAEQGTKVDVIIGGRTAELVLLKEKFEKFCDNVYIMTDDGSLGEQGVVTKKLQELLDAGVQYDHAIAIGPLIMMKFVVALTKKPEYNLPTAVSLNPIMIDGTGMCGGCRVTVGGETKFACVDGPDFDGFEVDFDQCMKRQTFFKEEEHECMMKLQADQMQN; encoded by the coding sequence ATGTATAAGATTGTAAAAAAAGAAGTCTTAAATTCGGTTGTTGTCATGATGGAGATTGAAGCTCCTTATGTAGCTGCACGTTGTGAGGCGGGACAGTTTGTCATTGTCAGAGTGGATGAGGACGGTGAACGTATTCCTCTTACGATTGCAGATTTTGACCGTGAGCGCAATACGGTTGAGATTATTTTCCAGGTGGTTGGATATTCTACAACATTAATGGCAAAGCTGAATGAAGGCGATTATCTTCAGGATTTTGTAGGTCCGCTTGGACAGCCGGCACCACTCAACAAAGAATGGAAGCGTGTAATTGGTATTGCAGGTGGTGTTGGAGCAGCTCCGCTTTACCCACAGGCAAAGAAACTTGCAGAGCAGGGTACAAAGGTAGATGTGATTATCGGTGGACGTACCGCAGAGCTTGTGCTTCTCAAGGAGAAGTTCGAGAAGTTCTGTGATAATGTATATATTATGACGGATGATGGCTCTCTTGGCGAGCAGGGTGTTGTTACGAAGAAATTGCAGGAACTTTTAGATGCCGGTGTGCAGTATGATCATGCGATTGCGATAGGCCCGCTTATCATGATGAAGTTTGTAGTAGCACTTACGAAGAAGCCGGAATACAACCTTCCGACAGCCGTTTCTTTGAATCCGATCATGATCGATGGTACAGGTATGTGCGGTGGATGTCGTGTCACAGTTGGTGGCGAGACAAAGTTTGCCTGTGTAGATGGACCGGACTTCGATGGATTTGAAGTTGATTTCGATCAGTGTATGAAGCGCCAGACGTTCTTTAAGGAAGAAGAACATGAATGTATGATGAAGCTTCAGGCAGATCAGATGCAGAATTAG
- a CDS encoding GNAT family N-acetyltransferase: MSDGDSCRLKYFEGEPEVLAQVRQMWDEIFDDPEEFADYYFTEICRKNKILLAYKDGVLAGMIHLNPYEMQIDGKKELCYYIVGVAVKPEYREQGIMRSMMHRVLADMKQEGRKFTFLMPEREEYYESLGFEKVFHTLELDIDIEELEDEDVVPDDLSGEEGYYTRNLRDLHEERTDILEHLSGEVNAALAKKYQIYAYRTPQYLEEMCKEHRCQNGDVVAVYEDGMRMDDGQVEERLAGLFSYDIYDDTMYVERFESFDEHVRYVLDAAVRLAEQAFCRRLVVTMSEKHFCDDIVNMLGVSVRMNEGHGFMALTLKDRDVLMPMLHDGSFFDEIV; this comes from the coding sequence ATGAGTGACGGAGACAGTTGCAGGCTCAAATATTTTGAAGGTGAACCGGAGGTGCTCGCGCAGGTTCGGCAGATGTGGGATGAAATATTTGACGATCCAGAGGAGTTTGCGGATTATTATTTTACAGAGATATGCAGGAAAAATAAGATTCTTCTTGCATATAAGGATGGTGTGCTTGCCGGCATGATCCATCTGAACCCGTATGAGATGCAGATAGATGGGAAGAAGGAACTGTGTTATTACATAGTCGGAGTGGCTGTGAAACCAGAATATCGGGAGCAGGGTATCATGCGTAGTATGATGCATCGTGTGCTTGCGGATATGAAACAGGAAGGCAGAAAATTTACTTTTTTGATGCCGGAACGGGAAGAGTATTATGAAAGCCTTGGATTTGAAAAGGTGTTTCATACATTGGAACTGGATATTGATATTGAAGAACTGGAAGATGAAGATGTCGTACCGGATGATCTGTCCGGTGAGGAAGGGTATTATACGAGGAATCTGAGGGATTTGCATGAGGAACGCACAGATATACTGGAGCATTTATCTGGCGAGGTAAATGCGGCTCTCGCAAAGAAATATCAGATTTATGCATATCGGACACCACAGTATCTGGAAGAAATGTGCAAGGAACATCGCTGTCAGAATGGTGATGTGGTGGCTGTCTATGAGGATGGCATGCGGATGGATGACGGTCAGGTAGAAGAGCGCTTGGCAGGATTGTTCTCATATGATATCTATGATGATACGATGTATGTGGAACGTTTTGAAAGCTTTGATGAGCATGTGCGGTATGTCCTGGATGCAGCGGTGCGTCTGGCAGAACAAGCATTTTGCAGAAGACTGGTTGTGACGATGTCGGAGAAACATTTCTGTGATGATATCGTGAATATGCTGGGTGTGTCTGTGCGGATGAACGAAGGGCACGGATTTATGGCACTTACCCTGAAGGACAGGGATGTGTTGATGCCAATGCTGCATGATGGAAGCTTTTTTGATGAAATTGTATAA
- the ispF gene encoding 2-C-methyl-D-erythritol 2,4-cyclodiphosphate synthase, producing MRVGMGYDVHKLTEGRRLILGGVEIPYEKGLLGHSDADVLVHAIMDALLGAAALGDIGKHFPDTDPAYEGADSMKLLEEVHKLLDAHNFMIGNVDATVIAQRPKLAPYIETMRENIAARLQIDKNQVNVKATTEEGLGFTGQGQGISAQAICLLETIDNFDYRSSRVVDDDAQNATSPCMGCMGCAKR from the coding sequence ATGAGAGTTGGCATGGGGTATGATGTGCATAAATTGACGGAAGGACGCCGGCTGATTCTGGGCGGTGTAGAGATTCCGTATGAAAAAGGCCTGCTTGGACATTCGGATGCAGATGTACTTGTGCATGCGATTATGGATGCATTGCTCGGTGCGGCGGCACTTGGCGATATCGGAAAACATTTTCCGGATACAGATCCTGCATATGAAGGGGCGGACAGTATGAAGCTTTTGGAGGAAGTGCACAAGCTTTTGGACGCGCATAATTTTATGATAGGAAATGTGGATGCGACAGTGATTGCACAAAGACCGAAGCTTGCACCGTATATTGAGACGATGCGGGAGAATATTGCGGCGCGTTTGCAGATTGATAAGAATCAGGTGAATGTCAAGGCAACCACAGAGGAAGGTCTGGGATTTACCGGTCAGGGACAGGGAATCAGCGCACAGGCGATCTGTCTGCTGGAGACAATCGATAATTTTGATTACCGCAGTTCAAGGGTAGTGGACGATGATGCTCAAAATGCCACAAGTCCGTGTATGGGATGTATGGGCTGTGCGAAGAGATAA